ATGTAGTCGACCGGGGTGTTTTCCGCAGCGTAGAGAACGCCCGATTCTTCGTGAGCCACCACCCCGACCGCGCGGATTTTGCCCTCCTGGCGCATTTTGAACAGGATGTTCAGGTCGTCATCTCCCTTGGAGTAGTTGTCGGCGTCACGGTAGACGATGCGGTAGAGGTCGATGAAATCGGAATTGAATATGCGGAGCGCGCCCTCGATTTCCGCGCGGACATCCTTCTCCACCGAGACCAGTGAAAGAACTACCTGCTGACGTTTCCCCGCGAGCGACCTGGCCATAGGCTCGAACTGGTGGAAAATGCTGTGGTTGTAAATGTCGAAGAGGTTCACCCCGTTCTCGAAGGCTTCCTGAATCTGACGGTCGCGGCCTTTCGGGTCTTTCAGGTTCTCCGCGGTGAGATGGGAGCCGAATCCGAGCAGGCTGACCTTGATGCCGGTTTTCCCAAGCGTCCGGTATGCCATGTTCCGTGGAGTGGGCAGCGGAGTCCGGGGGATGACAGGTTTGTCTTTTGCATCGACTGTATTGAATCCAAGGCTGAGAGTAGCCGCCGAAAGCGCGGTTTTCTTGATCATATCGCGGCGTTTCATGATGTTCTCCTTGAAAATGTTTTTTTTAAATCTTTTTTGACAGGATTTACAAGATTTATAGGATTATAGTATTGTTTTTTAATATCTTGTTAATCATGTTAATCCTGTCCAATTTTTCTTTCTTTGCGTCTCTGCGTAA
This genomic interval from Candidatus Latescibacter sp. contains the following:
- a CDS encoding aldo/keto reductase translates to MKRRDMIKKTALSAATLSLGFNTVDAKDKPVIPRTPLPTPRNMAYRTLGKTGIKVSLLGFGSHLTAENLKDPKGRDRQIQEAFENGVNLFDIYNHSIFHQFEPMARSLAGKRQQVVLSLVSVEKDVRAEIEGALRIFNSDFIDLYRIVYRDADNYSKGDDDLNILFKMRQEGKIRAVGVVAHEESGVLYAAENTPVDYIMMPINFHHNKGWWDDKPDTYSKVIPVCREKKIGILGIKPMGGDPMMAYAQYLNYLAPGYRGQSYPKAAFRYLWQNQDIASSLPSLNTMSEVYDALDSLWRPEFTKEDREVLKKLSREADKTFGSYLPPKYKWMENWRIREG